Genomic window (Wenzhouxiangella marina):
CTGCCGTCACCGGCGCCTGATCCCGCGGGTATACCGTTCCACCAACACTACGACTTGTAAGGTTTTGCTATGGACTTGAGTCTAGGCACCATCATCGGGCAAGCCGGGACCTTCCTGGTGTTCATTCTGGTCACCATGAAATTCGTCTGGCCGCCGTTGGTCCAGGCCATGGAAGAGCGTCGGCAGAAGATCGCCGAGGGTCTGGCCCAGTCTGAAGAAGCAGAGAAGGCGCTGGATATCGCCAAGGCGGAAGCCGATGAGGTGATCCGTGAGGCCCGCCGCAAGGCCGGTGATATTCTCGAGCAGGCCAGCCAGCGTGGTACCCAGATCGTGGAACAGGCCAAGCAGGACGCTCTGGCCGAGCGCGACCGCCAGGTGGCTGCCGCCGAGGCCGAGATCCGGCAGGCGACCAACCAGGCCCGTGAAGCCCTGCGCGA
Coding sequences:
- a CDS encoding F0F1 ATP synthase subunit B produces the protein MDLSLGTIIGQAGTFLVFILVTMKFVWPPLVQAMEERRQKIAEGLAQSEEAEKALDIAKAEADEVIREARRKAGDILEQASQRGTQIVEQAKQDALAERDRQVAAAEAEIRQATNQAREALRERLSELAISGASRVIEKEIDAGKHRDMLDKLAAEL